The proteins below are encoded in one region of Paraburkholderia phenazinium:
- the pal gene encoding peptidoglycan-associated lipoprotein Pal: MMSKLRIVFAALLVGALAACHSGVKLDENANKGGAVSTQPNPNAVAQVNVDELNDPNSPLAKRSIYFDFDSYSVKDEYQSLLAQHARYLKAHPERHVLIQGNTDERGTSEYNLALGQKRAEAVRRALSLLGVPDSQMEAVSLGKEKPQATGHDEESWAQNRRADLVYQQ; the protein is encoded by the coding sequence ATGATGTCTAAACTTCGTATCGTATTTGCCGCATTGCTGGTCGGTGCACTCGCTGCATGTCATTCGGGCGTCAAGCTCGACGAGAACGCCAATAAGGGCGGCGCTGTATCAACTCAACCGAACCCGAATGCAGTCGCACAGGTGAACGTCGACGAGCTGAACGATCCGAACAGCCCGCTCGCCAAGCGCAGCATCTACTTCGACTTCGACAGCTACTCGGTCAAGGACGAATACCAGTCGCTGCTGGCACAACACGCGCGTTATCTGAAGGCACATCCGGAACGTCACGTGCTGATCCAGGGCAACACCGACGAACGCGGCACGAGCGAGTACAACCTGGCACTCGGCCAGAAGCGTGCTGAAGCTGTCCGTCGCGCGCTGTCGCTGCTTGGCGTGCCGGATTCGCAAATGGAAGCCGTGAGTCTGGGCAAGGAAAAGCCGCAGGCAACCGGTCATGACGAAGAATCGTGGGCACAAAACCGCCGCGCTGATCTCGTCTACCAACAGTAA
- a CDS encoding VTT domain-containing protein has product MDTLLQFVNLVLHIDKFLGVFIQQYGAWVYAVLFLIVFCETGLVVLPFLPGDSLLFIGGAFCASGEMNLGLLILLLLVAAVGGNTLNYLIGRAIGPKVFDSHIPLLERFLDRAALQKTHNFYEKHGGKTIVLARFIPVVRTFAPFVAGASQMTVSRFQLFNFVGALFWVLLLVLLGYFFGNIPFIRQYLNVIVLVGIGAAVVPVLLGALWKMLRKPAPKAGGR; this is encoded by the coding sequence TTGGACACGCTGCTGCAGTTCGTGAATCTTGTCTTGCATATCGACAAGTTTCTGGGGGTTTTCATTCAACAGTACGGTGCCTGGGTGTATGCGGTGCTGTTTCTGATCGTGTTCTGCGAAACCGGGCTCGTGGTGCTGCCGTTTCTGCCGGGCGACTCGCTGCTGTTCATCGGCGGCGCGTTCTGCGCGAGCGGCGAAATGAACCTCGGCCTGCTGATTCTGCTGCTGCTGGTGGCGGCGGTCGGGGGCAATACGCTTAACTATCTTATCGGCAGGGCGATCGGACCCAAAGTGTTCGACTCGCATATTCCGCTGCTCGAGCGCTTCCTCGATCGGGCAGCGCTGCAAAAGACCCACAACTTCTACGAAAAGCATGGCGGCAAGACCATCGTGCTTGCACGTTTTATCCCGGTGGTGCGCACGTTTGCACCGTTCGTCGCGGGCGCATCGCAGATGACCGTGAGCCGCTTCCAGTTGTTCAACTTCGTGGGTGCGTTGTTCTGGGTGCTGCTGCTGGTGCTGCTTGGGTACTTCTTCGGCAACATCCCGTTCATTCGCCAGTACCTGAACGTGATCGTGCTGGTCGGTATTGGCGCGGCGGTTGTGCCCGTGCTGCTCGGTGCACTGTGGAAGATGCTGCGCAAGCCCGCGCCCAAAGCGGGTGGCCGCTAG
- the tolB gene encoding Tol-Pal system beta propeller repeat protein TolB — MTLMTKLGLRTLVASCLIAAGGAAHAQLNVLVTGVGATQFPIATANFANEANSPQQVSTIVRQDLQRSGKFTNVDAGSAPVSETDSVDLGSWKAKGANAFVAGSVNHLPNGQYEVRFKLYDTVKGESLGGLVLVSPESGLRMSAHKVADYIYAKLLGDRGVFATRLSYVIKTGNRYQLQISDSDGQDAHIALSSPEPIISPAWSPDGTKVAYVSFEKKKPIVYIHDLPTGRRVIVSDQKGNNSAPAWSPDGRTLAVALSRTGNTQIFAVNADGSGLRRLTQGSSIDTEPNYSPDGQWIYFTSDRGGQPQIYKMPAQGESAGAAQRVTFTGSYNTSPRVSPDGKQLAYISRVGGAFKLYVQDLQSGSATGLTDTTHDESPSFAANGQYILYATQVNGRGVLAAVSTDGRTRQVLSVQGGVVREPSWGPFMQ; from the coding sequence ATGACTTTGATGACCAAGCTAGGCCTGCGGACATTGGTGGCGTCGTGCCTGATTGCAGCGGGCGGCGCCGCACACGCCCAACTTAACGTCCTCGTTACGGGCGTCGGAGCTACCCAGTTCCCCATCGCGACGGCGAATTTCGCCAATGAAGCGAACTCGCCGCAACAGGTCAGCACGATCGTGCGCCAGGATCTGCAACGCAGCGGCAAATTCACCAACGTCGACGCCGGCAGCGCGCCCGTTTCGGAAACCGATTCGGTCGATCTGGGTAGCTGGAAGGCCAAGGGCGCCAACGCGTTCGTGGCTGGCAGCGTGAACCACCTGCCGAACGGCCAGTACGAAGTGCGCTTCAAACTGTACGACACGGTCAAGGGCGAAAGCCTTGGCGGCCTCGTGCTGGTGAGCCCTGAAAGCGGCCTGCGGATGAGCGCGCACAAGGTCGCGGACTACATCTATGCGAAGCTGCTGGGTGATCGCGGCGTGTTCGCCACCCGTCTGTCATACGTCATCAAGACCGGCAACCGCTACCAGTTGCAGATTTCCGATTCGGATGGCCAGGATGCGCACATCGCGCTGTCGAGCCCCGAGCCGATCATCTCGCCCGCCTGGTCGCCTGACGGCACGAAGGTCGCCTACGTGTCCTTCGAAAAGAAAAAGCCGATCGTCTACATCCACGATCTGCCCACGGGCCGTCGTGTGATCGTTTCGGACCAGAAGGGAAATAACAGTGCGCCGGCCTGGTCGCCGGATGGACGCACGTTGGCTGTGGCGCTTTCGCGCACCGGCAACACGCAGATTTTCGCCGTCAATGCGGACGGCAGCGGTCTGCGCCGGCTGACTCAAGGCAGCTCGATCGACACCGAACCGAACTACTCTCCTGACGGACAGTGGATTTATTTCACCAGCGACCGTGGTGGTCAACCGCAGATCTACAAGATGCCGGCCCAGGGCGAAAGCGCCGGAGCGGCCCAGCGGGTCACGTTCACGGGCAGCTACAATACGAGCCCGCGCGTGAGCCCGGACGGCAAGCAGCTCGCCTATATCTCGCGTGTGGGCGGCGCTTTCAAGCTGTATGTTCAGGACTTGCAGTCCGGTTCCGCAACCGGCCTGACCGACACAACACATGACGAATCGCCGAGCTTCGCGGCGAATGGTCAGTACATTCTTTACGCCACACAGGTGAACGGCCGTGGCGTGTTGGCCGCAGTATCGACCGACGGTCGCACTCGGCAGGTCCTGTCCGTTCAGGGCGGCGTCGTTCGCGAGCCGTCCTGGGGCCCGTTTATGCAATAA
- a CDS encoding ParB-like protein, which translates to MVPNRDVHLIPANLAALRPTQMTVGYREVTLKRDHWKTLNKKERSAAIDSHSFPAVLGPEKLYYIVDHHHLGRALLEEGVKQVKVMVLKDLSWLDFEIFWRMMEHNQWVHPFGADGSRYEYEHLPKEITEMTDDPYRSLAGELRNAGGYAKDATPFSEFLWADFLRPRVPASKIAKNFAKALDLAKALAHKPEARYLPGWSGVIKA; encoded by the coding sequence ATGGTTCCAAACAGAGACGTTCATTTGATCCCGGCAAACCTCGCGGCGCTGCGGCCTACCCAGATGACGGTGGGCTATCGCGAGGTCACCTTGAAGCGCGATCACTGGAAGACGTTGAACAAGAAGGAGCGCAGCGCAGCAATCGACTCGCACTCGTTTCCTGCTGTGCTGGGGCCGGAGAAGCTTTACTACATCGTCGACCATCATCACCTCGGACGGGCGCTGCTCGAAGAGGGTGTCAAGCAAGTGAAGGTGATGGTGCTGAAAGATCTTTCCTGGCTCGACTTTGAGATCTTCTGGCGCATGATGGAACACAACCAGTGGGTCCATCCGTTCGGCGCCGACGGCTCGCGTTACGAATACGAACACCTGCCGAAGGAGATCACCGAAATGACGGACGACCCCTATCGCAGCCTCGCTGGCGAGCTACGTAATGCCGGCGGCTATGCGAAAGATGCGACGCCGTTCAGCGAATTCCTGTGGGCCGACTTTCTGCGGCCGCGGGTCCCGGCGAGCAAGATCGCGAAGAACTTCGCGAAGGCGCTCGATCTTGCGAAGGCGCTAGCCCATAAGCCTGAGGCGCGTTATCTGCCGGGCTGGTCCGGTGTGATCAAGGCCTGA
- the ybgF gene encoding tol-pal system protein YbgF, whose product MTQRFSWLRFAAAACVAGSALTAVPAHAGMFDDDQARQAILDLRTKTDSLSSQLSAAQRTILDQSNRLDQLNQQVATLRGQNEDMANQLATVQKQQKDYYTDLDTRLKKFEPQQQTVDGVEGTVQPGETDAFNAASTQFRNGDFKSAAASFRSFIAKYPQSPYQPTAQYWLGNALYALRDYKGSTATWEGVVKNYPQHPRAPEALLAIANNQLEQGQKAAAKKTLEQIVAQYGSSDVAQSAQGKLSQIK is encoded by the coding sequence ATGACGCAACGTTTCTCCTGGCTGCGCTTTGCTGCAGCCGCCTGCGTGGCGGGCTCGGCCCTGACGGCCGTGCCGGCTCACGCCGGCATGTTCGACGACGACCAGGCCCGTCAGGCGATTCTCGATCTGCGTACCAAGACCGATAGCCTGTCGAGTCAGTTGTCGGCCGCGCAGCGGACCATCCTCGATCAGTCCAACCGCCTCGATCAGCTCAACCAGCAGGTCGCGACGCTTCGCGGACAGAACGAGGACATGGCAAACCAGCTCGCCACAGTGCAAAAGCAGCAGAAGGACTACTACACCGATCTCGACACGCGGCTCAAGAAATTCGAGCCGCAGCAGCAGACCGTGGATGGTGTAGAAGGCACGGTACAGCCTGGCGAGACGGATGCGTTCAATGCGGCCTCAACGCAGTTCCGCAACGGCGACTTCAAGAGTGCGGCGGCCTCCTTCCGCAGCTTCATCGCCAAGTATCCGCAGAGCCCCTATCAGCCGACCGCGCAGTACTGGCTCGGCAACGCACTGTATGCACTGCGTGACTACAAGGGCTCGACGGCTACGTGGGAAGGCGTCGTGAAGAATTACCCGCAGCATCCGCGTGCGCCGGAAGCGCTGCTCGCGATTGCCAACAATCAGCTCGAACAAGGTCAGAAAGCAGCAGCAAAGAAGACCCTCGAGCAGATCGTGGCGCAATACGGCAGCTCGGACGTCGCGCAGTCGGCGCAAGGCAAGTTGTCGCAAATCAAGTAA
- a CDS encoding mechanosensitive ion channel family protein, producing the protein MNLDTVRIFLMTRGIDLGTKVLGAIVLWIIGRWVIGVITGLLRKLLSRNGRVDPTLAHYLGSILGALLNLLLILAILQVFGVQTTSFAALLAGLGLAIGTAWGGLLAHFAAGIFMQVLRPFKVGDFVMAGGVTGTVQELGLFGTTIITPDNVTTIVGNNKIFSDTISNYSVLPVRRVELTAKIANGVDPIDAANRLRAAIVKIPNVADSPAPDIEVLSFTPEGPLLCVRPYTHTDHYWQVYFDTNRAIIETFREAGFPTPETPLVRRAAN; encoded by the coding sequence TTGAATCTCGACACCGTACGCATCTTCCTCATGACCCGAGGCATCGACCTCGGCACCAAGGTCCTCGGCGCGATTGTGCTGTGGATTATTGGCCGCTGGGTGATCGGCGTGATCACCGGCCTGCTACGCAAGCTGCTGTCGCGCAATGGACGCGTCGACCCCACCCTCGCGCACTATCTCGGTTCGATCCTCGGCGCCTTGCTGAACCTGCTGCTGATCCTCGCGATCCTGCAGGTGTTCGGAGTCCAGACCACCTCGTTCGCAGCGCTGCTCGCCGGCCTCGGTCTCGCCATCGGCACGGCGTGGGGCGGCCTGCTCGCCCATTTCGCGGCCGGCATCTTCATGCAGGTGCTGCGCCCCTTCAAGGTCGGCGATTTCGTCATGGCCGGCGGCGTTACGGGCACTGTTCAGGAGCTAGGCCTCTTCGGCACCACCATCATCACGCCGGACAACGTCACCACGATCGTCGGCAACAACAAGATCTTCTCCGACACGATCTCTAATTACAGCGTCTTGCCGGTGCGTCGGGTCGAGCTGACGGCGAAGATCGCTAACGGCGTCGATCCGATCGACGCGGCTAATCGACTGCGGGCGGCGATCGTCAAGATTCCTAACGTCGCGGACAGTCCGGCGCCGGATATCGAAGTGCTCTCCTTCACACCGGAAGGTCCGCTGCTATGCGTGCGTCCGTACACGCATACCGACCACTACTGGCAGGTCTACTTCGACACTAACCGGGCCATCATCGAGACCTTCCGCGAAGCGGGCTTCCCGACGCCGGAAACGCCACTCGTGCGTCGCGCCGCGAACTAA